The Daucus carota subsp. sativus chromosome 7, DH1 v3.0, whole genome shotgun sequence genome window below encodes:
- the LOC108196871 gene encoding WEB family protein At2g17940 encodes MQTPSTDYHSNVDTSRPFSSVKEAVAVFGERFLTPAVYSPKPFSFPKQESSNSSSWNFFTPTPSPTYSHASKQTAWKDRDSEATLAETIKKLESELEETKEEVKLLKERETENEVALASLNAELHKNMSKIAQAEAMAARKAAESGGEGEGQSRRDGIVKMGSSPSLSQILSFSQEEKEELFGGRKKERKSMRKKKPIIPLVGDLFWRKKGSSTSVLNPIYSSPSVHWN; translated from the coding sequence ATGCAGACACCATCCACAGATTACCACTCCAATGTCGATACGTCGCGGCCATTTTCCTCTGTGAAAGAAGCTGTGGCCGTGTTTGGAGAACGCTTTCTCACCCCTGCAGTCTACTCTCCCAAGCCCTTCTCTTTTCCCAAACAAGAAAGCTCCAATTCCTCTTCATGGAATTTCTTCACGCCAACCCCTTCGCCTACTTACTCTCATGCATCGAAACAGACCGCGTGGAAAGATAGAGATTCGGAGGCTACACTGGCGGAGACCATAAAGAAACTCGAGAGTGAGCTGGAAGAGACCAAGGAAGAAGtgaagttgttgaaagaaaggGAGACGGAGAATGAGGTGGCTCTGGCTTCGTTGAATGCAGAGCTTCACAAGAACATGTCAAAGATTGCGCAGGCTGAGGCGATGGCGGCTCGGAAGGCTGCAGAGTCTGGGGGAGAGGGTGAGGGTCAGAGCAGGAGGGATGGGATTGTGAAGATGGGGAGTTCGCCAAGTTTGAGTCAGATACTTAGTTTCTCTCAGGAAGAGAAAGAGGAGTTATTTGGAGGGAGAAAGAAAGAGAGGAAGAGTatgaggaaaaagaagcctattATTCCTCTTGTGGGAGACTTGTTTTGGAGGAAGAAAGGGTCATCGACTAGTGTTCTTAATCCTATTTACTCATCTCCGAGTGTTCACTGGAATTAA
- the LOC108196208 gene encoding exopolygalacturonase: MSSTLVVIFGIVLVISGVANADNVAERLGLDAHTHIKYDRRGLSGATAAPAGGAAAGGAAPGGGAGINVGNCPGAKGDGASDMTAVIQKAWDDACAGGQKLTIPTGIWLHGALNFKGPCPKPITIELLGTLKAKPDATSFPEMRHISLYSVSVTLTGGGTIDGNGVALQKTRKQTDKNLPDSMELMQCPDSSIEGIKFVNAKGFNLKVVQSDNFKAHGLSITCGGETLNTDGIHLARSKNVCITDCNIAVGDDCISIGDASVDVTVKNIQCGPGHGVSIGSIGRYPDEKDVRNVDISNVTFIGTSNGARIKTFHNSPAIAVSNITFSDITIKDSFNPVVIDQHYNSGFTAAGGVSKVKITGVTFRNIKGNSMSNMAVSLNCSSAAPCEGITLEGISLTYTGNNSLSKELSTNCENAKATITGSTIPMCGATGGAGGAAAAGGAAASGGAAASGGSKPK, translated from the exons atgtcTTCCACGTTAGTTGTTATATTCGGTATAGTTTTGGTGATCTCCGGTGTGGCAAATGCTGATAATGTTGCTGAGCGCCTTGGCCTTGACGCGCATactcatataaaatatgatcGTCGTGGCCTTTCAGGAGCAACAGCAGCACCTGCTGGCGGTGCAGCAGCTGGGGGTGCAGCACCTGGTGGCGGTGCTGGTATTAATGTGGGAAACTGTCCCGGTGCCAAGGGAGACGGAGCATCTGATATGACTGCT GTTATACAAAAGGCTTGGGATGATGCTTGCGCTGGTGGACAAAAACTTACCATACCAACAGGCATATGGTTGCACGGAGCGCTTAACTTCAAAGGGCCATGTCCGAAACCTATAACGATCGAGCTTCTGGGTACATTGAAGGCCAAACCAGACGCCACGTCCTTTCCCGAGATGAGGCATATCAGTTTGTATTCAGTTAGTGTTACTCTTACGGGCGGAGGTACTATTGATGGCAATGGCGTAGCATTACAGAAGACTCGAAAACAAACTGACAAAAATCTTCCAGAT TCTATGGAGCTGATGCAGTGTCCTGACTCTAGCATCGAAGGAATCAAATTTGTAAATGCCAAAGGATTCAATCTCAAGGTAGTTCAATCTGATAATTTCAAGGCTCACGGCTTGAGCATAACGTGCGGGGGGGAAACCTTAAACACCGACGGTATTCATCTTGCTCGATCCAAAAATGTGTGCATAACTGACTGCAACATAGCCGTAGGCGATGACTGCATTTCAATTGGCGATGCCTCTGTTGACGTGACCGTCAAAAATATCCAGTGCGGTCCTGGACACGGTGTCAG TATCGGTAGTATTGGTAGATATCCAGACGAGAAAGATGTCAGAAACGTCGATATCTCTAACGTTACATTCATTGGCACCTCAAACGGTGCACGGATCAAAACGTTCCACAACTCGCCAGCAATAGCAGTGTCCAACATTACATTCTCAGACATCACCATCAAAGATTCATTTAATCCCGTCGTCATAGATCAGCATTACAATTCGGGGTTCACAGCAGCAGGAGGG gtttccAAAGTGAAGATTACCGGAGTTACTTTTAGAAATATCAAGGGCAACTCAATGTCGAATATGGCAGTTTCTTTGAACTGCAGTAGCGCTGCCCCGTGTGAGGGAATTACTTTGGAAGGCATTTCATTAACCTACACCGGGAATAACAGTCTCTCCAAAGAACTCTCAACAAATTGCGAAAACGCTAAAGCAACAATTACCGGATCCACCATTCCAATGTGCGGAGCAACAGGAGGAGCAGGCGGCGCAGCAGCAGCAGGGGGAGCAGCAGCATCAGGAGGAGCAGCAGCATCAGGAGGATC GAAACCAAAATAG